A stretch of Syntrophaceae bacterium DNA encodes these proteins:
- a CDS encoding polyribonucleotide nucleotidyltransferase, translating to MSQVFSTDFAGRPISVKVNYMAGQANGSALVQYGDTVVLVTAVAVKGRREGLDFLPLTVDYQEMTSAAGKIPGGFFKREGRPNEREVLTSRIIDRSVRPLFPKGYVYETQIVATVLSVDNENNPDVAAMLGASAAMEISDIPFKGPVGGVRVGRIDGRFVCNPSQEQMTQSDFSLFLVGRKVTPGTGGKPYDINLVMLEGEAREVEEDVLVDAIQCGLDELAAVIDLQDKMREAIGQPKRVIEPPKVDEALALRIKELALSGLQQAYVTPGKHDRYAQLDALRDTVLKTITEENEALAPQVRGIFEELERQVLRGMILEQRKRIDGRAYNEIRPIWSEVGILPRAHGSALFTRGETQALASLTLGTSSDEQRLDFIMGEEFRSFLLHYNFPPYSVGEARPLRSPGRREIGHGNLARRAIVPVLPSAEDFPYTIRIVSEILSSNGSSSMATVCGGILALMDGGVPVKDIVAGIAMGLLKEGENVAVLSDILGDEDHTGDMDFKVCGTKNGVTALQMDIKIDGLTEAILRQALQQAKEGRLHIIGKLKETLSQARSDISIYAPRITTVKVRPERVRDVIGTGGKNIRQIINETGVTIDVEDDGTVTIASSDAEASARAVAMVKWLTEDAEIGKIYRGTVKKIVDFGAFVEILPGTEGLIHISQLAKERVNKVTDILQEGDEVMVKVLEIDKAGKIRLSRKEAL from the coding sequence ATGAGTCAAGTGTTTAGTACAGATTTTGCCGGAAGACCGATTTCGGTCAAGGTGAATTACATGGCGGGCCAGGCCAACGGCAGCGCGCTCGTCCAGTATGGAGACACGGTTGTTCTCGTGACAGCCGTGGCCGTTAAAGGCAGGAGGGAAGGACTCGATTTCCTTCCCCTGACAGTGGATTATCAAGAGATGACATCTGCCGCCGGAAAGATTCCCGGCGGCTTCTTCAAGCGTGAAGGACGTCCCAACGAACGGGAAGTTCTTACCTCGCGCATCATCGACCGCTCCGTCCGTCCCCTTTTCCCAAAGGGATATGTCTATGAAACCCAGATCGTGGCGACGGTGCTGTCGGTGGACAACGAGAACAATCCGGACGTGGCGGCCATGCTGGGCGCCTCGGCAGCCATGGAAATATCGGACATTCCTTTCAAGGGTCCCGTTGGTGGGGTCCGGGTGGGAAGGATCGACGGCCGGTTTGTCTGCAATCCATCACAGGAGCAGATGACCCAGAGCGACTTCAGCCTTTTTCTCGTCGGACGGAAGGTCACTCCCGGTACCGGCGGAAAGCCCTACGATATAAACCTCGTCATGCTGGAGGGCGAGGCCAGGGAAGTCGAGGAAGACGTGTTGGTGGATGCCATACAGTGCGGCTTGGACGAACTGGCAGCGGTGATCGATCTCCAGGACAAGATGCGGGAAGCCATCGGCCAACCGAAGCGGGTGATTGAACCGCCGAAGGTGGATGAAGCGCTTGCACTGCGAATCAAGGAGCTGGCCCTGTCTGGGTTACAGCAGGCTTACGTGACGCCTGGGAAGCATGACCGTTATGCACAACTGGATGCCCTGAGGGACACTGTTCTGAAAACGATTACAGAAGAAAACGAGGCATTGGCACCGCAGGTCCGGGGGATCTTTGAGGAACTGGAAAGGCAGGTCCTGCGGGGCATGATCCTGGAGCAAAGGAAGCGAATCGACGGCCGTGCTTACAATGAAATCCGACCGATATGGTCGGAAGTGGGCATCCTGCCGAGAGCACATGGTTCGGCCCTTTTCACAAGGGGTGAAACCCAGGCCCTGGCTTCCCTGACGCTGGGTACCTCGTCCGACGAACAACGACTCGACTTCATTATGGGGGAGGAGTTCAGGTCCTTCCTTCTACACTACAATTTCCCGCCTTACAGCGTGGGTGAAGCGAGACCACTGAGAAGCCCGGGCCGACGGGAGATCGGACACGGAAATCTGGCGCGGCGGGCCATCGTGCCTGTCCTGCCCTCGGCGGAGGACTTCCCTTATACGATCCGGATCGTTTCCGAGATCCTTTCATCGAATGGCTCATCTTCCATGGCCACCGTATGCGGGGGTATCCTGGCCCTCATGGATGGCGGGGTTCCCGTGAAGGACATAGTGGCCGGCATTGCCATGGGCCTCCTGAAGGAAGGGGAAAACGTGGCGGTCCTGTCAGACATCCTTGGCGACGAAGACCACACAGGCGACATGGACTTCAAGGTCTGCGGAACCAAGAACGGCGTCACGGCGCTGCAGATGGACATCAAGATCGACGGCCTCACGGAGGCAATCCTCCGCCAAGCCCTGCAGCAGGCCAAGGAAGGCCGCCTGCATATTATCGGAAAACTGAAGGAGACGCTCTCCCAGGCCAGAAGCGACATTTCCATTTACGCCCCCAGGATCACGACCGTGAAGGTCCGGCCGGAACGGGTGCGGGATGTCATCGGGACGGGCGGGAAGAACATTCGCCAGATCATCAACGAGACGGGCGTCACCATTGACGTGGAAGACGATGGAACCGTGACCATCGCCTCCAGTGACGCCGAGGCTTCGGCACGTGCCGTTGCCATGGTGAAATGGTTGACCGAGGATGCGGAGATCGGCAAGATTTATCGGGGAACGGTGAAAAAGATCGTCGACTTCGGCGCGTTTGTCGAAATTCTGCCGGGCACGGAAGGCCTGATCCATATCTCTCAATTGGCGAAGGAACGAGTAAACAAGGTGACAGATATTCTCCAGGAAGGGGATGAAGTCATGGTGAAGGTCCTGGAGATCGACAAGGCCGGAAAGATCCGCCTCAGCCGTAAGGAAGCCCTGTGA